From a region of the Candidatus Jettenia caeni genome:
- a CDS encoding hydroxylamine oxidoreductase, whose protein sequence is MKKLGLGICLSATLAFTSLAWAADQTPPKKDTPPDLYEGLPDWYRATYKDNVGMNEGSGPFKDYFKPQMLDMYWQPNRHYVPMENFDHAIFIEKERRDLCVTCHEEATPGVVRDWRESGHKNPKSTPYLSSRTAEIEKNTGRILDEVHCFDCHADTKKKQIRMPTGEVCGECHRKQFDDFVREREVGRPNHVQSWEANTIVPWYAEAARRGYLYGQHGCDMCHSGAEKCDVCHTRHKFSAAEGRQPEACITCHMGPDHPDAESYGESKHGVIYHQEEEHFDFTRPLSEVRPGKDYRTPTCQYCHMYEKHGRFIHNPVMKGIWRMGTIPPKNIEYTSSLKDYPYGIKIIGDKIDIYSEENIAKRSYWLEVCAKCHSDRFADTYLKSLDQFMFQAHTLADQAQKVVEDLIADGVLYPDASKRDPYPLSDGIEKMLSPAFLGEPVYNAFKTLKGKFPVVGPILGVYGMFLQQQDNPSTIENMYNRLWFWYKLQGYKGTAHAQQDVSWWWGQAPMMMEFTKIQAEAARLRREAGIEKAAMK, encoded by the coding sequence ATGAAAAAATTAGGGTTAGGCATATGTTTGTCTGCAACATTGGCGTTTACTTCTCTGGCGTGGGCTGCTGACCAGACTCCCCCCAAGAAGGACACACCACCAGATTTATATGAAGGACTGCCCGATTGGTATAGGGCCACGTATAAAGATAATGTTGGCATGAACGAAGGCTCTGGTCCGTTTAAGGACTATTTCAAGCCACAGATGCTGGATATGTACTGGCAACCTAACAGGCACTATGTACCAATGGAAAATTTTGATCACGCTATCTTTATTGAAAAAGAAAGAAGAGACTTGTGTGTAACATGCCATGAGGAGGCAACACCTGGTGTCGTGAGAGATTGGAGAGAATCGGGACATAAAAATCCTAAAAGTACCCCCTATCTTTCCAGCAGAACAGCAGAAATCGAGAAGAACACAGGCAGGATTTTAGATGAGGTTCACTGTTTTGATTGCCATGCCGATACAAAAAAGAAACAAATCAGAATGCCAACAGGAGAAGTATGCGGAGAATGTCATAGAAAACAGTTTGATGATTTCGTGAGAGAACGGGAAGTAGGCCGTCCTAACCACGTTCAATCATGGGAAGCAAACACCATTGTACCATGGTATGCAGAGGCTGCACGAAGGGGTTACCTCTACGGACAGCATGGTTGTGATATGTGCCACTCCGGCGCAGAAAAATGTGACGTATGTCATACCAGGCATAAGTTCAGCGCTGCTGAAGGCAGACAGCCGGAAGCCTGTATCACCTGCCACATGGGTCCGGACCATCCGGATGCAGAATCTTATGGTGAATCAAAGCATGGTGTAATTTACCATCAGGAAGAAGAACACTTCGATTTTACCAGACCGTTATCTGAAGTAAGGCCTGGCAAGGATTATCGCACTCCAACATGCCAGTACTGCCATATGTATGAGAAACATGGACGGTTTATTCATAACCCGGTCATGAAAGGTATCTGGCGTATGGGTACAATACCGCCAAAGAATATAGAATATACCTCTTCCTTGAAAGATTACCCATATGGAATTAAGATCATCGGTGATAAAATCGATATCTATTCAGAAGAAAATATTGCGAAGAGATCGTATTGGTTAGAAGTCTGTGCAAAGTGCCATAGCGACCGGTTTGCTGATACCTATTTAAAATCATTAGATCAATTTATGTTCCAGGCACATACTTTAGCAGATCAGGCACAGAAGGTAGTCGAAGACTTAATTGCTGATGGGGTCTTATATCCCGATGCTTCAAAAAGGGACCCATACCCATTGAGCGATGGAATTGAAAAGATGCTCAGTCCGGCATTCCTTGGCGAGCCTGTTTACAATGCCTTTAAGACTCTGAAAGGTAAGTTCCCTGTAGTTGGTCCTATTCTCGGTGTTTATGGTATGTTCTTACAACAACAAGATAATCCATCCACCATCGAGAATATGTACAACAGGTTATGGTTCTGGTACAAACTGCAGGGTTACAAGGGAACAGCACACGCCCAGCAGGACGTTTCCTGGTGGTGGGGTCAAGCACCTATGATGATGGAGTTTACCAAAATACAGGCAGAGGCTGCCCGTTTACGAAGAGAGGCTGGTATCGAAAAAGCTGCTATGAAATAG
- a CDS encoding putative cytochrome c: MRPKVLLDKVGLWSTTAVASIALALNIAPTTAKAVTIPTEVTELGKNTYKKYCSACHGEEGHGDGPLARSMLPKPRDFTRGAYKFRTTPSGSLPTDNDIYRTISFGVPNSTMIPWDILSEEERASVIPVLKSFSEAFEFRQPDAPVNVGLEVRPTERTIAEGKKIYEEKLECWKCHGVEGRGDGPSAAEQEDDFGFPIKPFDFTTGKFKGGNSSTDIYLRFTTGLNGTPMPSFAKELTDEQRWYLTHYVMSLVKPEENHKNKECK; encoded by the coding sequence ATGAGACCTAAGGTTTTATTGGATAAGGTTGGCTTATGGAGCACTACGGCAGTGGCAAGTATAGCGCTGGCGCTAAATATTGCACCGACTACTGCTAAAGCAGTTACTATACCAACAGAGGTCACAGAATTGGGTAAAAATACCTACAAGAAATATTGTAGCGCCTGTCACGGTGAAGAAGGGCATGGGGATGGACCTTTGGCAAGATCCATGCTTCCAAAACCACGTGATTTTACCCGAGGAGCTTATAAATTTAGAACAACCCCCAGCGGTTCACTCCCTACAGATAATGATATCTATAGAACGATTTCCTTTGGAGTACCGAATTCGACGATGATCCCCTGGGATATTTTATCTGAAGAAGAGCGTGCCTCAGTAATTCCGGTTTTAAAGAGTTTCTCAGAGGCATTTGAATTCAGACAACCAGATGCACCTGTGAATGTCGGATTAGAGGTAAGGCCGACAGAAAGGACTATTGCAGAGGGAAAAAAGATTTATGAGGAAAAGTTAGAATGCTGGAAGTGTCATGGTGTTGAAGGGCGTGGTGATGGCCCCAGCGCAGCAGAACAAGAGGATGATTTTGGATTTCCCATAAAACCTTTTGATTTTACTACGGGAAAATTCAAGGGTGGAAATTCATCCACAGATATATATCTCAGATTTACTACCGGATTGAATGGCACTCCTATGCCATCTTTTGCCAAGGAGCTTACAGACGAACAAAGGTGGTATTTAACCCACTACGTAATGTCACTCGTAAAACCAGAGGAAAATCATAAAAATAAAGAATGTAAATAA
- a CDS encoding putative lipoprotein, with the protein MRQLLSFSVLLGLLSWNIISSKDIVAGKSYTETEVVDGGTIEGNVKYEGDLAAQSLNLQGGWELPDVSKTVSEKLVVNKVNSGLKNAVISITDITEGKKKEIPAIHPIIDQQKNTFIPRVTAILEGTTVDILNGDEELHTVHTRSVKNQPFNLGTTYKQRISKRFDHSEVIKLSCDIHRSSYAWIIILDNPYFDITDKHGYFEICDIPPGIYKLRVWHEELGNLEKEVTVKPKEITNIELMYSQD; encoded by the coding sequence ATGAGACAATTACTTTCTTTTAGCGTTTTACTTGGACTCTTAAGTTGGAATATTATATCTTCAAAAGATATAGTAGCCGGTAAGAGTTATACCGAAACAGAAGTTGTAGATGGTGGCACCATTGAGGGAAATGTGAAATATGAGGGTGATTTGGCAGCGCAATCATTAAACCTGCAAGGTGGCTGGGAACTACCTGATGTCTCCAAAACTGTTTCTGAAAAACTTGTCGTAAACAAGGTCAATAGCGGCCTCAAAAATGCGGTTATCTCAATTACCGATATTACAGAAGGTAAGAAGAAAGAAATACCAGCTATTCATCCGATTATAGATCAACAGAAAAATACCTTCATCCCTCGTGTAACTGCGATTTTAGAAGGAACTACCGTAGACATCTTAAACGGGGATGAAGAACTCCATACGGTACATACCCGATCGGTTAAAAACCAACCCTTTAATCTTGGCACAACGTATAAGCAGAGAATATCAAAGAGATTTGATCATTCCGAGGTTATTAAATTATCTTGTGATATTCACAGGAGTTCGTATGCATGGATTATCATCCTGGATAATCCCTATTTTGATATAACAGATAAACATGGATATTTTGAGATTTGTGACATCCCCCCCGGAATATACAAATTAAGAGTGTGGCATGAGGAGTTAGGAAATCTAGAGAAGGAGGTAACGGTTAAACCCAAAGAAATTACAAACATAGAGTTGATGTATTCTCAGGATTAG
- a CDS encoding peptidase has product MFNLRSAKNILLFVYFTIPITMLPVNAEAIHKSKIVNHTIEIELFLKDHKLKAIDHMSIPYEHDEKVLCFMNRSFQILSVSTSKRTLDFHIRNTPDKGPQCLEISIPSDLRERNELTLDIVYEGSLTATPVSLEEEDVGETTGTISERGVYLSPACIWYPDIPSSLATFKITIITPIGYEAITQGTLISKTSDDHKTYTTWEEKNVSEGCDLVAGKYQVTSISHNGIDIYAFFFPEEQDLAKTYLDATIRYLDMYQKLLGNYPYRKFAIVENFFQTGYGMPSFTLLGSTVVKLPFIVDTSLGHEILHNWWGNSVFVDESQGNWCEGLTTYMADYYYKELKDSNSATEYRKDICRKYTNYVTEQNDLPLSKFTGRIDPITQSVGYGKTAMVFHMLRRMVGDELFYTALRNFYKNKIWQQASWKDIQHTFEDIGKTDLSWFFEQWVNRKGAPFIELGKTEVEKVSDGWLVKAEILQKDTPYRLSIPVILELEDGNFSTTVELKETSNTFSIQTKSQPKYIAIDPQHDVFRRLHPGEIPPTIDLVLGDYEKVIVYPTGGESASQKAYKKLAESIADNEGMVKADTEVTETEITQKSLFILGGLSENKLTKMLLGDLPENFLLEENAFTVNSTTFNNKGNALLVTLRNPQNRKKGIALFLTFNSATIDTLGLKIPRYGKYSYLIFADGKNIDKGTFTVTDSPLQRDLRILLFGK; this is encoded by the coding sequence ATGTTTAATCTAAGATCGGCGAAAAATATATTGCTTTTTGTTTATTTTACGATACCCATAACCATGCTCCCGGTAAATGCAGAAGCAATCCATAAAAGCAAGATTGTGAACCATACCATAGAAATCGAGCTCTTTTTGAAAGATCACAAGCTAAAGGCCATCGATCATATGAGTATACCTTATGAACATGATGAGAAGGTTTTGTGTTTTATGAATCGGTCATTCCAAATCTTATCAGTCAGTACTTCAAAGAGAACATTAGATTTTCATATAAGAAATACGCCTGATAAAGGGCCGCAATGCCTGGAGATATCCATACCATCCGACTTAAGGGAACGTAATGAATTAACTTTAGACATTGTGTATGAGGGGTCTCTCACTGCAACACCTGTTTCACTGGAAGAGGAAGATGTCGGCGAGACAACGGGTACTATCAGCGAGAGAGGGGTTTATCTGAGTCCTGCGTGCATCTGGTATCCTGATATACCTTCTTCTCTGGCAACCTTTAAGATAACGATCATTACCCCTATAGGATATGAGGCGATAACCCAGGGCACGCTGATAAGCAAAACATCAGATGACCATAAGACGTATACAACATGGGAAGAAAAAAACGTATCCGAGGGATGCGATCTTGTAGCAGGAAAATATCAGGTAACGAGTATAAGCCATAACGGCATCGATATTTATGCCTTTTTCTTCCCTGAAGAGCAAGATTTAGCAAAAACATACCTGGATGCTACCATACGCTATCTGGATATGTATCAAAAACTTTTGGGAAATTACCCATATAGAAAGTTTGCTATCGTCGAAAATTTTTTTCAAACCGGATATGGTATGCCATCGTTTACTCTCCTGGGCAGTACCGTTGTAAAATTACCCTTTATTGTAGATACTTCGCTTGGTCACGAGATTCTGCATAACTGGTGGGGCAACTCTGTCTTTGTAGATGAGTCACAAGGAAACTGGTGTGAGGGACTGACTACCTATATGGCAGATTATTATTATAAAGAACTCAAGGATAGTAATTCAGCGACGGAATATCGCAAGGATATTTGCAGAAAATACACCAATTATGTAACCGAACAGAATGATCTCCCGTTATCAAAATTTACCGGTAGAATAGACCCGATAACCCAGTCTGTCGGATACGGAAAGACAGCAATGGTATTCCATATGTTAAGACGCATGGTCGGTGACGAGTTGTTTTATACAGCCTTGAGGAATTTTTATAAAAACAAGATCTGGCAGCAGGCCAGTTGGAAAGATATCCAGCATACGTTTGAAGATATCGGCAAGACAGATCTGTCCTGGTTTTTTGAACAATGGGTCAACCGGAAAGGAGCGCCTTTTATTGAATTGGGTAAAACAGAGGTAGAGAAGGTTAGTGACGGCTGGTTGGTAAAGGCAGAGATCTTGCAAAAAGATACACCATACCGCCTCTCCATACCGGTCATTCTGGAATTGGAAGATGGAAATTTTTCTACAACTGTAGAACTAAAAGAAACATCGAATACCTTTTCCATACAAACAAAATCTCAACCTAAATATATTGCTATAGACCCTCAGCATGACGTATTCCGGCGTTTACATCCTGGAGAAATTCCTCCCACCATAGATTTAGTACTGGGAGATTATGAGAAGGTTATTGTATACCCAACAGGTGGTGAAAGCGCTTCGCAGAAGGCTTATAAAAAACTAGCAGAATCGATAGCAGATAACGAAGGAATGGTAAAAGCGGATACAGAAGTCACAGAAACAGAAATAACTCAAAAAAGTTTGTTCATTTTGGGAGGGTTATCCGAGAATAAGCTAACAAAGATGCTTTTAGGAGATTTGCCAGAAAATTTCTTGCTTGAAGAAAATGCTTTTACCGTAAACAGTACAACCTTTAATAATAAAGGTAACGCACTTCTGGTAACCTTGAGAAACCCCCAAAACAGAAAAAAAGGTATTGCCTTGTTCCTCACTTTCAATTCTGCTACGATTGATACCTTAGGCTTAAAGATTCCGCGCTACGGAAAGTATAGCTATCTTATCTTTGCTGACGGAAAAAATATCGATAAAGGAACCTTTACCGTAACAGATAGTCCATTACAACGGGATCTTCGAATCTTACTTTTTGGTAAATAA
- a CDS encoding protein phosphatase → MKVAYKTDVGKQRTHNEDSILIDICMGIFLLADGLGGHQAGEVASNLAVKESYTYLKKNLNKVKSEGEVLKLLTESLLKAHNTIRAKSMTDINLMGMGTTLIQMLIKDSSTYICHVGDSRVYFFREEIKQITKDHTFENYLMEDEIIQREYLPLQKLHILTQAVGESETIVPELKQIKLKAEDMLLACSDGLTDMLSGKELESIIYQYRDNLNTAVDSLIKEANNKGGMDNISVILIKYE, encoded by the coding sequence ATGAAAGTAGCATACAAAACAGATGTTGGTAAACAGAGGACACATAACGAAGATAGCATTCTTATTGATATATGTATGGGTATTTTTCTCCTCGCCGATGGATTGGGAGGACACCAGGCAGGTGAAGTAGCAAGCAATCTGGCTGTTAAAGAATCTTATACTTATCTCAAAAAAAATTTGAACAAGGTGAAAAGTGAAGGAGAAGTTTTAAAACTCTTGACCGAATCCCTTTTGAAAGCACACAATACCATAAGAGCAAAATCAATGACAGATATAAACCTTATGGGTATGGGGACAACCCTTATACAGATGTTGATTAAAGATAGTAGCACGTATATTTGCCATGTGGGCGACAGCAGGGTATATTTTTTCAGAGAAGAAATAAAGCAGATTACCAAAGACCATACATTTGAAAATTATCTTATGGAAGATGAAATAATACAGCGAGAGTATCTTCCTTTACAAAAACTGCACATACTTACGCAGGCTGTAGGTGAGTCAGAGACAATAGTTCCGGAATTAAAACAGATAAAACTAAAAGCAGAAGATATGCTTCTCGCTTGTTCGGACGGTCTCACCGATATGCTCTCAGGGAAAGAATTAGAATCAATAATTTACCAGTATAGAGATAATCTCAACACGGCGGTAGATAGTCTGATAAAAGAGGCAAACAATAAAGGCGGAATGGATAATATTTCTGTGATATTAATAAAGTATGAATAA
- a CDS encoding transposase, which yields MKKPFSIPLLSQMLFHRTPKSVQEKLIAVYLWTLMTYWGHFSISLVAQYLKRHKAQVSRHMKNNLFLDNLSQKMLPKELSGRIGKKAHLIIDSTMKAKRGKKLCNLQKFKTSRGFIIGHCFVFALLICEDNSSWIIAVKPYLTKAFCRRTNQEFKTQNQLAVEILQEVSLPLETHVIVVADSAFVAHFIVSEITTHPQWSFVSSLDSNRKITIKGYTRHTADFKKEYLPALKKISISCNGRKNTLKVMSISAEVSKVGPATVVLSQRDRQTLALIGVGKRLSLRAICYAYLLRWRIEILFKELKQYLHFGSYHCRDFEAYMNHILLVILAYNILKSLYPKFSIAEAKKQVSQSSQAVFLYELKHDLTKFHGNRIVKNKIFQALSAMTAIFPLSMAG from the coding sequence ATGAAGAAACCATTCTCAATCCCTTTGCTTTCACAGATGCTGTTTCACCGTACCCCTAAATCCGTTCAGGAAAAACTTATTGCTGTTTATCTGTGGACACTAATGACTTATTGGGGTCATTTCAGTATCAGCTTAGTTGCCCAATATCTCAAACGACATAAAGCACAAGTATCCAGACACATGAAGAACAATCTATTCTTAGATAATCTCTCTCAGAAAATGCTTCCCAAAGAACTCTCCGGAAGAATTGGGAAAAAGGCACATCTGATTATCGATTCTACAATGAAGGCCAAAAGAGGGAAAAAGCTCTGCAATCTTCAGAAGTTCAAGACTTCCCGTGGATTCATTATTGGCCACTGTTTTGTCTTTGCCCTGCTTATCTGTGAAGACAATTCATCATGGATTATAGCCGTAAAACCCTATCTTACCAAAGCATTTTGTAGAAGAACCAACCAAGAGTTTAAGACCCAAAACCAATTAGCCGTAGAGATCTTACAGGAGGTCTCTCTTCCGTTAGAAACCCATGTCATCGTGGTTGCCGACTCTGCCTTTGTAGCGCACTTTATCGTATCAGAAATTACCACTCATCCCCAATGGTCATTTGTCAGTTCTTTAGACTCCAATCGAAAGATTACCATCAAGGGATACACCCGGCATACTGCTGATTTTAAGAAAGAATACTTACCAGCCCTTAAAAAAATATCCATTTCTTGTAATGGACGAAAAAATACTTTAAAAGTTATGTCAATCAGCGCTGAAGTATCAAAGGTTGGCCCTGCCACCGTAGTGCTCTCTCAGCGTGATCGTCAAACCCTTGCCCTTATAGGTGTTGGTAAAAGACTTTCTCTCAGAGCAATCTGTTATGCCTATCTCTTGCGATGGAGAATAGAGATTCTCTTTAAGGAACTCAAACAGTATCTGCATTTTGGCTCGTATCATTGCAGAGATTTTGAAGCTTATATGAACCATATTCTTTTGGTGATTCTGGCATATAACATTCTGAAGTCTCTGTATCCAAAATTTTCAATTGCTGAAGCGAAAAAACAGGTAAGTCAGTCTTCCCAAGCAGTATTTTTGTACGAACTGAAGCATGACTTAACAAAATTTCACGGCAATAGAATCGTTAAGAACAAGATTTTTCAGGCTCTCTCAGCCATGACTGCCATCTTTCCCTTATCTATGGCTGGTTAG
- a CDS encoding putative truncated helicase produces MIGDVVGFGKTLTATALAKIFEEDFFLETLIICPKNLTHMWKDYAHTYQLRAKVLPITQVQSVLPKLRRYRLIIIDESHNLRNREGKRYRAIQEYIQINESKVIMLSATPYNKTYLDLSNQLRLFIPEDKDLGISPERFIKSIGGRVQFMAKYQYSATTLPAFEKSSYADDWRELMRLYMVRRPRSFIKQNYAETDPVNGRKYLQFSDGSRSYFPDRIPKKVEYDFNPNDPKDQYAKLYSDTVVDAINSLNLPRYGLGNYLDKKTTLKPAKEETVIQDNLSHAGRRLMGFCRTNLFKRLESSGYSFLISLSRHILRNYIYVYALENNLPLPIGTQEANMLDEFLDDVDLHISCA; encoded by the coding sequence TTGATTGGTGATGTTGTTGGATTTGGGAAAACCCTTACAGCAACAGCTTTAGCAAAGATTTTTGAGGAAGACTTTTTCCTTGAAACGCTCATCATCTGCCCGAAAAATCTGACACATATGTGGAAGGATTATGCACATACATACCAGTTACGGGCAAAGGTTTTGCCTATCACGCAAGTCCAGTCAGTTCTACCAAAACTAAGAAGATACCGGTTAATCATCATTGACGAAAGCCATAATTTAAGAAACAGGGAAGGTAAACGATACAGGGCTATTCAGGAATACATCCAGATTAACGAGAGCAAAGTTATTATGCTTTCGGCTACACCATATAATAAAACGTACCTTGATTTATCCAATCAACTTCGCCTTTTTATTCCCGAGGATAAAGATTTAGGTATAAGCCCGGAGAGATTTATTAAAAGTATCGGCGGCAGGGTTCAATTTATGGCTAAATATCAGTATTCTGCAACAACATTACCCGCATTCGAAAAAAGCTCTTATGCAGATGATTGGCGTGAACTGATGCGGTTATACATGGTAAGACGGCCAAGAAGTTTTATTAAACAAAATTATGCAGAAACAGACCCCGTCAATGGCAGAAAATATCTCCAGTTTTCAGATGGTAGTCGCTCGTATTTCCCCGATAGGATACCGAAAAAGGTTGAATACGATTTTAATCCCAACGATCCTAAAGACCAATATGCGAAATTATATTCAGATACCGTCGTAGATGCCATTAACAGTTTAAATCTTCCCAGATATGGCCTGGGCAATTATCTTGATAAAAAGACCACTCTTAAACCAGCGAAAGAAGAAACAGTTATACAGGATAATCTATCTCATGCAGGCAGACGGCTCATGGGCTTTTGCAGGACAAATCTCTTCAAAAGGCTAGAAAGCAGTGGTTATTCTTTTCTGATATCATTAAGCCGCCATATTTTGCGTAATTATATTTATGTTTATGCGTTAGAAAATAACCTACCGCTCCCGATAGGCACTCAAGAAGCAAATATGCTTGATGAATTTCTGGACGACGTTGATTTACACATAAGTTGCGCATAA
- a CDS encoding putative truncated helicase has product MPKIFDNIENHLVQGLQNTLEVSHRADFCVGYFNLRGWKEVAAGIDNLKDNEGNCCRLLIGMQKPPLEIIREYFYKTEQGIIDNQTASAVRKQLAQEFKDQLTIGIPTEEDEIGLRKLSQQIKDKKVIVKLFLRHPLHAKLYLLFRDDKISPIIGYLGSSNLTLAGLLHQGELNIDVLEQDAALKLTKWFEDRWNDRWCIDISKELTEIIDNSWAADRLVSPYHNLSQNCLSFIPRSPCWFNRI; this is encoded by the coding sequence ATGCCAAAAATATTTGATAACATTGAAAATCATTTAGTTCAGGGATTACAAAATACCCTGGAGGTATCCCACAGGGCAGACTTTTGCGTTGGTTATTTCAACTTAAGAGGATGGAAAGAGGTTGCTGCCGGGATAGATAATCTAAAAGACAATGAAGGTAATTGCTGCAGGCTGCTCATAGGTATGCAAAAACCTCCTCTTGAGATTATACGGGAATATTTCTATAAAACCGAACAGGGTATTATCGACAATCAAACAGCATCAGCCGTAAGAAAGCAATTAGCACAAGAGTTTAAGGATCAATTAACCATTGGCATCCCGACCGAGGAAGACGAGATTGGTTTAAGAAAGTTATCTCAACAGATAAAAGACAAAAAGGTTATTGTTAAACTTTTTTTGAGACACCCATTACATGCCAAATTATATCTGTTATTTAGAGACGATAAGATAAGCCCCATTATTGGTTACCTTGGCAGTAGTAATTTAACCCTTGCCGGTCTGCTTCATCAGGGTGAATTAAACATTGACGTTTTGGAACAGGATGCAGCATTAAAGCTAACAAAATGGTTTGAAGACAGGTGGAATGATAGATGGTGCATAGATATATCCAAAGAATTAACAGAAATAATTGATAATAGCTGGGCTGCTGACAGATTGGTCTCACCTTATCATAATCTATCTCAAAATTGCTTATCATTTATCCCGCGAAGCCCGTGCTGGTTTAACAGAATTTAA
- a CDS encoding RNA-3'-phosphate cyclase has translation MQENIIKIDGSFGEGGGQILRTSLSLSSITKKPFEIFNIRANRKTPGLSYQHLQAVNATAKVCNAEVTGNYLRSTDLKFYPGEIQTGTYRFDIGTAGSVPLVLQSVFYPLSLSDKPSSITVTGGTHVIHSPCSDYLKLQWLYFLKHTGFHAEIEIIKAGFYPRGNGEVFITIHPARPQHPLHIEDRGKLIQVMGISMVGNLDRAVAQRQQLQAKKRLSEYGIPHEISIEEAPSIGRGTLLLLTGKFEHSQCCYFSLGAIGKRAETVADEACDEFLSFLKTKGVVDEYLADQIIIPLALTKGTSYFITPRITQHLLTNIEVVKLFLPVTINVSGKLNEEGSVEIHQR, from the coding sequence ATGCAAGAGAACATTATTAAAATCGATGGGTCGTTCGGCGAGGGAGGTGGACAAATTTTACGCACATCTCTCTCGTTATCGTCTATTACAAAAAAACCTTTTGAGATATTCAATATACGGGCCAATAGAAAAACACCTGGACTTAGCTACCAGCATTTACAAGCAGTGAATGCCACCGCCAAAGTCTGCAATGCAGAAGTCACCGGAAACTATCTCCGGTCCACAGATCTTAAGTTTTATCCAGGAGAAATACAAACAGGAACGTATCGTTTTGATATTGGCACGGCAGGCTCTGTGCCTCTTGTATTGCAATCTGTCTTTTATCCCTTGAGTTTAAGCGATAAACCCTCTTCAATCACCGTAACAGGGGGAACACACGTAATCCATAGCCCTTGTTCAGATTACCTCAAGCTGCAGTGGTTATACTTTCTGAAACACACAGGTTTTCATGCAGAAATAGAAATCATCAAGGCAGGTTTTTACCCGCGTGGCAATGGCGAGGTTTTTATTACCATACACCCGGCAAGACCACAACATCCATTACACATTGAGGACAGAGGGAAACTTATTCAGGTAATGGGAATATCCATGGTAGGTAATCTCGACAGAGCTGTTGCTCAACGGCAACAATTGCAAGCAAAGAAAAGGCTCTCAGAGTATGGTATACCCCATGAGATATCGATAGAAGAAGCGCCTTCCATTGGAAGAGGCACCCTGTTACTCCTGACAGGAAAATTTGAACACAGCCAGTGCTGTTATTTTAGTCTCGGCGCCATTGGCAAACGCGCAGAAACCGTTGCCGATGAGGCTTGCGATGAGTTCCTTTCTTTCCTGAAAACGAAGGGAGTTGTTGATGAATACCTTGCAGACCAGATCATTATCCCACTTGCACTCACGAAAGGCACATCATACTTCATCACGCCCAGGATTACCCAGCATCTGTTAACAAATATTGAGGTTGTGAAATTATTCCTGCCGGTAACAATCAATGTTTCCGGGAAATTAAACGAGGAAGGGTCTGTAGAAATACACCAGAGGTAA
- a CDS encoding putative cytochrome c, which yields MKKVFNYCAISLATMFGLYLGFSSSLVHAGDIQKTYKDTCELCHGADGKGSEAGKQFGVPDFTSPDYQKSRTDAQMKESMTNGTKNPNYVKLSDLGVDLADLDPLVQLVRGFNGK from the coding sequence TTGAAAAAGGTTTTTAATTACTGTGCAATTTCTCTTGCAACGATGTTTGGTTTATATCTTGGCTTTTCAAGTTCTCTGGTACATGCCGGAGATATCCAAAAAACGTATAAGGATACCTGTGAGCTATGCCATGGAGCAGATGGAAAAGGTAGTGAAGCCGGAAAGCAATTTGGCGTACCAGACTTTACCAGCCCTGATTATCAGAAGTCAAGAACTGATGCGCAGATGAAAGAATCCATGACTAACGGCACAAAGAATCCAAATTATGTAAAACTTTCAGACCTTGGAGTTGATCTTGCAGACCTCGATCCTCTTGTTCAGTTAGTTCGCGGATTCAATGGAAAATAG